A single region of the Selenomonas sp. oral taxon 920 genome encodes:
- the hemW gene encoding radical SAM family heme chaperone HemW has protein sequence MNNAQATQWGIYAHIPYCVKKCAYCDFISSAVGKDTRAEMEDYAAALRAEILREVPPLRARWGDAATVYLGGGTPTALPAALLTGILETLRTAAGTPVECTVEANPGTVDAAYLTQLRAAGANRLSLGVQSFDDRLLRVIGRIHTAAEAEQAFRAARAAGFENISLDLMYGLPTQTLDDLKKSVDEALALVPEHISVYGLTVEEGTPFAAAEAQGKLALPTEDAAEEMYDWLTAALPARGYVRYEISNFARQGCESRHNLGYWRNVPYLGVGAAAHGYVDGVRLGNEPDTEKYIRAIQTGRSVRTPEDTERTRTNAMEEYAFLALRTREGIDTADFSRAFGVDIDTVYGAVIEKYIAQGLLRRADGFVALTNEGMKVGNEVFAAFLH, from the coding sequence ATGAATAACGCACAGGCGACACAATGGGGCATCTATGCCCACATCCCCTACTGCGTGAAAAAATGTGCATACTGTGACTTCATTTCCTCCGCCGTCGGAAAAGATACGCGCGCGGAGATGGAGGACTACGCGGCGGCGCTTCGGGCAGAGATCCTGCGCGAGGTGCCGCCGCTTCGTGCGCGGTGGGGCGATGCGGCAACGGTCTACCTCGGCGGCGGCACGCCGACGGCACTGCCCGCTGCACTGCTCACCGGAATTCTGGAGACGCTTCGCACGGCGGCGGGAACGCCTGTGGAATGCACCGTCGAGGCGAATCCCGGTACCGTGGACGCAGCGTATCTCACGCAGCTTCGCGCGGCGGGGGCAAACCGTCTCAGCCTTGGTGTGCAGAGCTTCGACGATCGTCTGCTTCGCGTCATCGGGCGCATCCACACAGCTGCGGAGGCGGAGCAGGCATTTCGCGCGGCGCGTGCGGCGGGGTTCGAGAACATCAGTCTCGACCTGATGTATGGTCTTCCGACGCAGACCCTCGATGACCTGAAGAAAAGCGTCGACGAAGCACTTGCGCTTGTCCCTGAGCACATCTCCGTCTACGGGCTGACCGTCGAGGAGGGAACGCCGTTTGCTGCGGCAGAGGCACAGGGGAAGCTTGCGCTTCCCACAGAGGACGCGGCGGAGGAGATGTACGACTGGCTGACGGCGGCACTTCCCGCACGCGGCTATGTGCGCTACGAGATCTCGAACTTTGCACGGCAGGGCTGTGAGAGCCGTCACAACCTCGGCTATTGGAGAAACGTTCCCTACCTCGGTGTCGGCGCAGCGGCGCACGGCTATGTGGACGGCGTACGCTTGGGCAACGAACCTGACACGGAGAAGTACATCCGCGCCATACAGACGGGCAGGAGTGTCCGCACGCCCGAGGATACGGAGCGCACCCGCACGAATGCAATGGAAGAGTACGCCTTTCTCGCACTGCGCACACGAGAGGGGATTGATACGGCGGATTTTTCACGCGCATTTGGTGTGGACATTGATACTGTTTATGGAGCGGTGATTGAGAAATATATCGCGCAGGGGTTGCTGCGCCGTGCAGACGGATTCGTCGCTCTGACGAATGAAGGCATGAAGGTCGGCAACGAGGTGTTTGCCGCCTTTTTGCATTAG